The proteins below come from a single Aegilops tauschii subsp. strangulata cultivar AL8/78 chromosome 6, Aet v6.0, whole genome shotgun sequence genomic window:
- the LOC109734444 gene encoding disease resistance protein RGA5 isoform X2, translating into MVGVMMSTSTGAMNSLLGKLTTLMGEEFAKLKNLRKEVKFIKDELGSMKDTLEVLADVDKLDPQTKSWRDTLREMSYDIEDIIDDFMHHIGKKSESENQGFAKKTVRLLKKLRVRHQIASRIKEIKELVLEISARRQRYKLDISPSKYVEIDPRVAILYENAANLVGVEGPAEELENLLKDENEKFKVVSIVGFGGLGKTTLANVVYGKLKNSFSHCAFVPVSQKPDITKLLHGLMSQLGCTPSSHHCGLNVMLDQLREHLHNKRYLIIIDDLWGVSDWDIIKRAFPENDLGSRAIVTTRVQEVAAACCSNHHDYILQMKPLNDKHSRRLFFGRIFGREDACPNTLRDVSVEILQKCGGLPLAIISIAGLLASEGPNQEELEHVRNSLGSMSGTKLTLQGMRQILNLSYKDLPCHLKTCLLYLGMYPEDYTIKRSDLERQWMAEGFVSKENGQDMEKNARNYFNELVNRSLVQPVEFDSSGSVTECKVHDMMLDLILVKCAEENFLTVVDGSQANTAPEYKVRRLSVRLNDASNGTLLLGKISLSQVRSVMIFGRSENQNILPLSKFKFLRVLFIKDYPTSIDLTGMNELYQLRYVQIDGSGDDVHLPTQIRGLQQLETFDIWYCASVPSDIVYLPHLLHLSIGRLRGLPDGIGKMKSLRSLCGFNLSVNSLDNIKGLGEMTNMRDLALTGHIAYHDQDGIMDVLNSSLKKLGSLEFLRIYIHGCTDGLSPPCSLQRLATMQFPWGDSYFSRVPNWPREFHNLRVLQFIVDELLTEDVGIVADLPSLTDLDLHVRRPPKEMIVIYGRGTFPALKQFTLSLSNASYLTFQAGAMPMLQRFKITFSVKGWKKNGAGPAGIEHLPALEEVSAYIEHNQATESEWSSSEYAFRSAVEMHPGNPRIEVEHSNWAMKCINANIC; encoded by the exons atggtaggaGTCATGATGAGCACTTCAACTGGCGCCATGAACTCCCTCCTGGGCAAGCTGACCACCCTCATGGGGGAGGAGTTCGCCAAGCTCAAGAATCTACGCAAGGAAGTGAAGTTCATCAAGGATGAGCTTGGCAGCATGAAGGATACTCTTGAGGTGCTTGCAGATGTGGACAAGCTAGACCCCCAGACCAAGAGCTGGAGGGACACACTAAGGGAGATGTCTTACGACATTGAAGACATCATTGACGACTTTATGCATCACATTGGGAAGAAAAGTGAATCTGAAAACCAAGGGTTCGCCAAGAAGACTGTTCGGCTCCTAAAAAAGTTGAGAGTCCGCCATCAGATTGCCAGTCGGATCAAGGAGATCAAGGAACTTGTGCTTGAGATAAGTGCGCGGCGCCAACGGTACAAGCTTGATATTTCCCCATCAAAATATGTGGAAATTGACCCACGAGTTGCCATACTCTATGAAAATGCAGCCAATCTTGTTGGTGTGGAAGGGCCAGCGGAGGAGCTTGAGAACCTGCTAAAAGATGAGAACGAGAAATTCAAGGTGGTGTCGATTGTGGGATTTGGAGGTCTAGGCAAAACAACACTTGCCAATGTGGTATATGGTAAGCTCAAGAACAGTTTTTCGCACTGTGCTTTTGTGCCAGTCTCTCAAAAGCCAGACATCACGAAACTTCTCCATGGTTTAATGTCCCAACTTGGATGTACACCATCTTCTCATCATTGCGGCTTAAATGTCATGTTGGACCAACTTAGGGAACATCTACACAACAAGAG GTACTTGATTATAATTGATGATCTATGGGGTGTATCAGACTGGGATATTATCAAACGTGCATTCCCAGAAAATGATCTTGGCAGCAGAGCAATAGTGACTACAAGAGTTCAGGAAGTGGCTGCAGCATGTTGCTCCAATCATCATGATTATATTTTACAAATGAAGCCTCTAAATGACAAACACTCGAGAAGGTTGTTTTTTGGCAGGATATTTGGCAGGGAAGATGCTTGCCCTAACACACTCAGAGATGTTTCGGTTGAAATTCTCCAAAAATGTGGTGGCTTGCCTCTTGCAATTATTAGCATAGCAGGCCTGCTAGCAAGTGAAGGTCCCAACCAAGAGGAGTTGGAACATGTTCGGAATTCTTTGGGCTCGATGTCTGGAACAAAACTCACACTTCAAGGGATGAGACAAATCTTAAACCTCAGTTACAAAGACCTTCCATGTCATCTGAAGACATGCTTGTTATATCTTGGTATGTATCCGGAGGACTACACAATAAAGAGGTCTGATCTGGAACGCCAATGGATGGCGGAAGGTTTTGTTAGTAAAGAAAATGGACAAGACATGGAGAAAAATGCGAGAAACTATTTCAATGAGCTTGTCAATAGGAGCCTTGTTCAACCTGTAGAATTTGACAGCAGTGGGTCGGTGACAGAATGCAAAGTACACGATATGATGCTCGATCTTATCCTGGTTAAGTGTGCGGAAGAGAATTTTCTCACTGTAGTGGATGGTTCACAGGCCAATACAGCACCGGAATACAAGGTTCGTCGTCTGTCTGTTCGCTTGAATGATGCAAGTAATGGAACATTATTATTGGGGAAGATTAGTTTGTCACAGGTCCGGTCCGTTATGATCTTTGGAAGATCTGAGAATCAGAATATACTTCCTCTGTCGAAATTCAAGTTCCTCCGAGTTCTTTTTATCAAGGATTACCCTACATCAATCGACCTCACTGGGATGAACGAACTGTATCAGCTAAGATATGTACAGATTGATGGCAGTGGTGACGATGTGCACCTACCAACACAGATTAGAGGACTCCAACAATTAGAAACATTTGATATATGGTACTGTGCCAGTGTTCCATCGGATATAGTTTATCTGCCACACTTGTTGCATCTGAGTATTGGACGTCTTAGAGGGCTGCCTGATGGGATTGGCAAAATGAAATCCCTGAGATCTCTTTGTGGATTTAATTTATCAGTAAACTCACTAGATAACATCAAGGGCCTTGGAGAGATGACCAATATGAGAGATCTAGCTCTCACCGGCCACATTGCTTACCATGATCAGGACGGCATCATGGATGTTCTAAACTCTTCTTTGAAAAAACTTGGTAGCCTTGAGTTCCTGCGCATATATATCCATGGATGCACGGATGGCTTGTCTCCTCCGTGCAGCCTTCAAAGACTCGCCACAATGCAGTTTCCATGGGGGGATTCTTATTTTTCCAGGGTCCCTAACTGGCCGAGGGAATTTCATAACCTGCGTGTGTTGCAGTTCATTGTTGATGAGCTGCTCACGGAGGATGTTGGTATTGTTGCGGATTTGCCCTCCCTCACCGACCTTGATTTACATGTCCGAAGACCCCCAAAAGAAATGATTGTCATCTATGGAAGAGGAACATTCCCTGCTCTAAAGCAGTTTACACTCAGCTTGAGTAACGCatcatacctgaccttccaggCTGGGGCGATGCCCATGCTCCAGAGGTTCAAGATAACTTTCAGCGTCAAAGGTTGGAAGAAGAACGGGGCTGGACCAGCCGGCATCGAGCATTTGCCTGCACTTGAAGAGGTGTCTGCATATATCGAGCACAACCAGGCTACAGAATCTGAATGGAGCAGCTCTGAATATGCATTTAGGAGTGCCGTCGAAATGCATCCTGGCAATCCCCGCATTGAAGTCGAACATTCTAATTGG GCTATGAAGTGCATCAACGCCAATATCTGTTAA
- the LOC109734444 gene encoding disease resistance protein RGA5 isoform X1, which produces MVGVMMSTSTGAMNSLLGKLTTLMGEEFAKLKNLRKEVKFIKDELGSMKDTLEVLADVDKLDPQTKSWRDTLREMSYDIEDIIDDFMHHIGKKSESENQGFAKKTVRLLKKLRVRHQIASRIKEIKELVLEISARRQRYKLDISPSKYVEIDPRVAILYENAANLVGVEGPAEELENLLKDENEKFKVVSIVGFGGLGKTTLANVVYGKLKNSFSHCAFVPVSQKPDITKLLHGLMSQLGCTPSSHHCGLNVMLDQLREHLHNKRYLIIIDDLWGVSDWDIIKRAFPENDLGSRAIVTTRVQEVAAACCSNHHDYILQMKPLNDKHSRRLFFGRIFGREDACPNTLRDVSVEILQKCGGLPLAIISIAGLLASEGPNQEELEHVRNSLGSMSGTKLTLQGMRQILNLSYKDLPCHLKTCLLYLGMYPEDYTIKRSDLERQWMAEGFVSKENGQDMEKNARNYFNELVNRSLVQPVEFDSSGSVTECKVHDMMLDLILVKCAEENFLTVVDGSQANTAPEYKVRRLSVRLNDASNGTLLLGKISLSQVRSVMIFGRSENQNILPLSKFKFLRVLFIKDYPTSIDLTGMNELYQLRYVQIDGSGDDVHLPTQIRGLQQLETFDIWYCASVPSDIVYLPHLLHLSIGRLRGLPDGIGKMKSLRSLCGFNLSVNSLDNIKGLGEMTNMRDLALTGHIAYHDQDGIMDVLNSSLKKLGSLEFLRIYIHGCTDGLSPPCSLQRLATMQFPWGDSYFSRVPNWPREFHNLRVLQFIVDELLTEDVGIVADLPSLTDLDLHVRRPPKEMIVIYGRGTFPALKQFTLSLSNASYLTFQAGAMPMLQRFKITFSVKGWKKNGAGPAGIEHLPALEEVSAYIEHNQATESEWSSSEYAFRSAVEMHPGNPRIEVEHSNWMSMKIHVITDGDGLLFLPAGRSSFTVFAPCAT; this is translated from the exons atggtaggaGTCATGATGAGCACTTCAACTGGCGCCATGAACTCCCTCCTGGGCAAGCTGACCACCCTCATGGGGGAGGAGTTCGCCAAGCTCAAGAATCTACGCAAGGAAGTGAAGTTCATCAAGGATGAGCTTGGCAGCATGAAGGATACTCTTGAGGTGCTTGCAGATGTGGACAAGCTAGACCCCCAGACCAAGAGCTGGAGGGACACACTAAGGGAGATGTCTTACGACATTGAAGACATCATTGACGACTTTATGCATCACATTGGGAAGAAAAGTGAATCTGAAAACCAAGGGTTCGCCAAGAAGACTGTTCGGCTCCTAAAAAAGTTGAGAGTCCGCCATCAGATTGCCAGTCGGATCAAGGAGATCAAGGAACTTGTGCTTGAGATAAGTGCGCGGCGCCAACGGTACAAGCTTGATATTTCCCCATCAAAATATGTGGAAATTGACCCACGAGTTGCCATACTCTATGAAAATGCAGCCAATCTTGTTGGTGTGGAAGGGCCAGCGGAGGAGCTTGAGAACCTGCTAAAAGATGAGAACGAGAAATTCAAGGTGGTGTCGATTGTGGGATTTGGAGGTCTAGGCAAAACAACACTTGCCAATGTGGTATATGGTAAGCTCAAGAACAGTTTTTCGCACTGTGCTTTTGTGCCAGTCTCTCAAAAGCCAGACATCACGAAACTTCTCCATGGTTTAATGTCCCAACTTGGATGTACACCATCTTCTCATCATTGCGGCTTAAATGTCATGTTGGACCAACTTAGGGAACATCTACACAACAAGAG GTACTTGATTATAATTGATGATCTATGGGGTGTATCAGACTGGGATATTATCAAACGTGCATTCCCAGAAAATGATCTTGGCAGCAGAGCAATAGTGACTACAAGAGTTCAGGAAGTGGCTGCAGCATGTTGCTCCAATCATCATGATTATATTTTACAAATGAAGCCTCTAAATGACAAACACTCGAGAAGGTTGTTTTTTGGCAGGATATTTGGCAGGGAAGATGCTTGCCCTAACACACTCAGAGATGTTTCGGTTGAAATTCTCCAAAAATGTGGTGGCTTGCCTCTTGCAATTATTAGCATAGCAGGCCTGCTAGCAAGTGAAGGTCCCAACCAAGAGGAGTTGGAACATGTTCGGAATTCTTTGGGCTCGATGTCTGGAACAAAACTCACACTTCAAGGGATGAGACAAATCTTAAACCTCAGTTACAAAGACCTTCCATGTCATCTGAAGACATGCTTGTTATATCTTGGTATGTATCCGGAGGACTACACAATAAAGAGGTCTGATCTGGAACGCCAATGGATGGCGGAAGGTTTTGTTAGTAAAGAAAATGGACAAGACATGGAGAAAAATGCGAGAAACTATTTCAATGAGCTTGTCAATAGGAGCCTTGTTCAACCTGTAGAATTTGACAGCAGTGGGTCGGTGACAGAATGCAAAGTACACGATATGATGCTCGATCTTATCCTGGTTAAGTGTGCGGAAGAGAATTTTCTCACTGTAGTGGATGGTTCACAGGCCAATACAGCACCGGAATACAAGGTTCGTCGTCTGTCTGTTCGCTTGAATGATGCAAGTAATGGAACATTATTATTGGGGAAGATTAGTTTGTCACAGGTCCGGTCCGTTATGATCTTTGGAAGATCTGAGAATCAGAATATACTTCCTCTGTCGAAATTCAAGTTCCTCCGAGTTCTTTTTATCAAGGATTACCCTACATCAATCGACCTCACTGGGATGAACGAACTGTATCAGCTAAGATATGTACAGATTGATGGCAGTGGTGACGATGTGCACCTACCAACACAGATTAGAGGACTCCAACAATTAGAAACATTTGATATATGGTACTGTGCCAGTGTTCCATCGGATATAGTTTATCTGCCACACTTGTTGCATCTGAGTATTGGACGTCTTAGAGGGCTGCCTGATGGGATTGGCAAAATGAAATCCCTGAGATCTCTTTGTGGATTTAATTTATCAGTAAACTCACTAGATAACATCAAGGGCCTTGGAGAGATGACCAATATGAGAGATCTAGCTCTCACCGGCCACATTGCTTACCATGATCAGGACGGCATCATGGATGTTCTAAACTCTTCTTTGAAAAAACTTGGTAGCCTTGAGTTCCTGCGCATATATATCCATGGATGCACGGATGGCTTGTCTCCTCCGTGCAGCCTTCAAAGACTCGCCACAATGCAGTTTCCATGGGGGGATTCTTATTTTTCCAGGGTCCCTAACTGGCCGAGGGAATTTCATAACCTGCGTGTGTTGCAGTTCATTGTTGATGAGCTGCTCACGGAGGATGTTGGTATTGTTGCGGATTTGCCCTCCCTCACCGACCTTGATTTACATGTCCGAAGACCCCCAAAAGAAATGATTGTCATCTATGGAAGAGGAACATTCCCTGCTCTAAAGCAGTTTACACTCAGCTTGAGTAACGCatcatacctgaccttccaggCTGGGGCGATGCCCATGCTCCAGAGGTTCAAGATAACTTTCAGCGTCAAAGGTTGGAAGAAGAACGGGGCTGGACCAGCCGGCATCGAGCATTTGCCTGCACTTGAAGAGGTGTCTGCATATATCGAGCACAACCAGGCTACAGAATCTGAATGGAGCAGCTCTGAATATGCATTTAGGAGTGCCGTCGAAATGCATCCTGGCAATCCCCGCATTGAAGTCGAACATTCTAATTGG ATGTCTATGAAGATACATGTCATAACAGATGGAGATGGGCTGCTGTTTCTCCCAGCTGGAAGATCGAGCTTCACGGTCTTCGCTCCTTGTGCCACCTAA
- the LOC109734425 gene encoding uncharacterized protein produces the protein MHWRWEKCPLAWRGQFTRGDYGVPTMILEAVASQDLRIWHAFLGVAGSNNDLNVLNQSPLFFDALKGEAPQVQFSVNGNEYTTGYCLADGIYPEWAAFMKTIPLPQIEKHKLFAQKQEGARKDVEGAFGVLQSRFTIVRRPARLWKRKSVGRIMRACVILHNMIIEDEREQAKIHIDLNEIPGASFALPPEVNVGGNLCFADVLRRKATIRARPQHAQLKSDLVEHIWHKFQNSHHN, from the coding sequence atgcattggcGATGGGAGAAGTGTCCTCTTGCATGGAGGGGGCAATTCACCCGCGGCGATTATGGAGTACCAACGATGATCCTAGAAGCCGTTGCTTCCCAGGACCTTCGTATTTGGCATGCTTTTCTTGGAGTTGCTGGGTCAAATAATGATCTGAATGTGCTCAATCAATCCCCACTGTTTTTTGATGCACTGAAAGGAGAAGCCCCTCAAGTCCAATTTTCTGTCAATGGGAATGAGTATACCACAGGTTACTGCCTTGCTGATGGTATATACCCAGAATGGGCTGCCTTCATGAAGACTATACCACTTCCCCAAATAGAGAAGCACAAGTTGTTTGCCCAGAAGCAAGAAGGGGCAAGGAAAGATGTCGAGGGCGCTTTTGGGGTATTACAGTCCCGTTTTACCATTGTCCGTCGGCCTGCACGTCTATGGAAGAGAAAGAGTGTTGGAAGGATCATGAGGGCTTGTGTGATTCTCCATAATATGATAATCGAAGATGAGAGAGAGCAAGCAAAAATTCATATTGACTTGAATGAGATTCCGGGGGCTTCATTTGCTCTACCTCCCGAAGTGAATGTTGGTGGTAATCTATGTTTCGCAGATGTGTTGCGTAGAAAAGCTACTATTCGTGCTCGTCCACAGCATGCCCAACTTAAAAGTGATTTAGTCGAGCATATCTGGCATAAGTTTCAAAACAGCCATCATAATTAA